A genomic window from Populus alba chromosome 19, ASM523922v2, whole genome shotgun sequence includes:
- the LOC118027822 gene encoding secreted RxLR effector protein 161-like: MANPTEGHLQAAKRILRYLKGTINYGIYYKKNEDKQLIAYTDSDYAGDITDRKSTSGYVFMLSGGAVSWASKKQPIVTLSTTEAEFVAAAACACQAVWMRRILEKLNHEQKGCTILMCDNSSTIKLSRNHIMHGSSKHIDVRFHFLRDLTRDKIIELMHCGSHDQVADLLTKPVKLQTFENLRGQIGVCVMPDVN, translated from the coding sequence ATGGCTAATCCAACAGAAGGGCATCTACAAGCTGCTAAAAGAATATTGAGATACTTGAAGGGCACTATTAACTATGGTATATACTACAAGAAGAATGAGGACAAGCAGCTGATTGCATATACTGATAGTGACTATGCAGGAGACATTACAGACAGAAAGAGCACATCCGGTTATGTCTTCATGCTGAGTGGAGGAGCAGTTTCATGGGCATCAAAGAAGCAGCCTATAGTTACTCTGTCAACAACTGAAGCAGAATTCGTGGCAGCAGCAGCTTGTGCTTGCCAGGCAGTATGGATGAGAAGGATTCTAGAGAAGCTAAATCATGAACAAAAAGGTTGCACCATCTTAATGTGTGATAATAGCTCAACTATCAAGCTCTCACGAAATCATATTATGCATGGAAGCAGTAAGCATATTGATGTGAGATTCCATTTCTTACGTGATTTAACACGAGACAAAATCATCGAACTTATGCATTGTGGCTCACATGATCAAGTAGCTGATCTTCTGACAAAACCAGTTAAGTTGCAGACATTTGAGAATCTTCGAGGACAAATAGGAGTCTGTGTGATGCCTGATGTAAACTAA
- the LOC118027817 gene encoding disease resistance protein RPV1 gives MASSSAASRIWKYDVFLSFRGKDTRNNFTSHLYDALCRKKIKTFIDDIGLERGEEITGALLRTIEESRISVIIFSRNYASSPWCVDELVKILECKRAYGQIVLPVFYHVDPSDVDEQTGSFGNAFAELERNFKQKMDKVPKWRADLTSAANISGWDSQVTRPESRLVDQIVHHILKKLNHASSSDLKGLVGMDSRMKQIEALLCTQLPEVCVAGIWGMGGIGKTTIAGEIFNKIAREYEGHFFLANVREESEKNGGLFRMRDELFSKITEEENLHIRTPRIGHPFIKDRICRKKVLIVFDDVNNVDQIEMLLGGCDLFGPGSRIILTSRDKQVLKKYSDKIFEVGGLNYHEALHLFSLHAFKDNQPPYNYMELSMRAINYAKGNPLALKVLGSFLFGRSRKEWGSALNKVEKLPQKGVHSVLRISFDALDSEEKSIFLDIACFFKGQNIDFIKRILDGCGFSADIGISVLVDKCLVTISGNKIGMHDLLQHMAHEIVSMESAKDPGKRSRLWHFDDVYEVLTRNLGTRNVEGIFVDLDSSEKIMKMSSRAFARMYNLRLLKVYNSGFGNNKPC, from the exons ATGGCATCTTCATCTGCTGCTTCTCGTATATGGAAGTATGATGTGTTCCTTAGTTTTAGAGGCAAGGATACGCGCAATAATTTTACCAGCCATCTCTATGATGCTTTATGTCGTAAGAAAATCAAGACCTTCATTGACGATATTGGGCttgaaagaggagaagaaattaCGGGTGCACTTTTGAGAACAATTGAAGAATCGAGAATTTCAGTGATAATATTCTCAAGAAACTATGCATCTTCTCCATGGTGTGTGGATGAACTGGTGAAGATACTTGAATGCAAAAGGGCATATGGGCAGATTGTATTACCAGTTTTCTATCATGTGGACCCGTCTGATGTTGATGAACAGACAGGGAGTTTTGGGAATGCGTTTGCTGAGCTTGAAAGAAATTTTAAGCAGAAGATGGACAAGGTTCCAAAGTGGAGAGCTGACTTAACAAGTGCTGCCAATATATCCGGATGGGATTCACAGGTTACTAG GCCTGAGTCGAGACTCGTGGATCAAATTGTGCATcatattttgaagaaattgaatcaTGCATCCTCAAGTGATTTGAAGGGCCTGGTCGGAATGGATTCACGCATGAAGCAAATCGAAGCCTTATTATGCACACAGTTACCAGAGGTTTGTGTTGCAGGAATATGGGGCATGGGTGGTATTGGTAAGACAACCATTGCTGGAGAGATTTTCAACAAGATCGCAAGGGAATATGAAGGTCACTTTTTTCTTGCAAATGTGAGGGAGGAATCAGAAAAGAATGGAGGATTATTTCGTATGCGAGATGAACTTTTCTCTAAAATAACAGAGGAAGAAAATCTACATATTCGCACTCCACGTATCGGACACCCTTTCATTAAAGACAGGATCTGCCGTAAGAAGGTTCTGATTGTTTTTGATGATGTGAATAATGTAGATCAAATTGAAATGTTACTTGGAGGATGTGATTTGTTTGGTCCAGGAAGTAGAATTATCCTAACATCTAGAGATAAACAGGTCCTTAAGAAATATTCAGATAAAATATTTGAGGTTGGGGGGCTGAATTACCATGAAGCTCTTCATCTCTTTAGTTTGCATGCATTTAAGGATAATCAGCCCCCATACAATTATATGGAGCTGTCTATGAGGGCAATAAATTACGCTAAAGGTAATCCATTAGCTCTTAAAGTCTTAGGTTCCTTTCTATTTGGCAGATCGAGAAAAGAATGGGGAAGTGCATTGAACAAAGTTGAAAAACTTCCTCAGAAAGGAGTTCATAGTGTGTTGAGAATAAGTTTTGATGCACTTGATAGTGAAGAGAAGAGTATATTTCTCGatattgcatgtttttttaaagggCAGAACATTGATTTTATAAAGAGAATACTAGATGGCTGTGGCTTCTCAGCTGATATAGGAATTAGTGTTCTTGTCGATAAGTGTCTCGTTACTATTTCTGGAAACAAGATAGGGATGCATGATTTGTTGCAGCATATGGCCCATGAAATTGTCAGCATGGAATCAGCCAAGGACCCAGGAAAACGCAGTAGATTGTGGCATTTTGATGATGTGTATGAAGTGTTGACCAGAAATCTG GGAACTAGAAACGTTGAAGGGATATTCGTAGACTTGGATAGTTCTGAAAAGATAATGAAGATGAGTTCCAGAGCGTTTGCGAGGATGTATAATCTTAGATTGCTCAAAGTTTATAATTCAGGATTCGGAAATAATA AACcttgttga